CTTGGTCGGGTCGAGGTAGCGAGCCAGGCCGACGCCGCCGATGATCAGCTCACCGATCTCACCATCGGCCACTTCGTTGCCTGTGGCATCTACAACGGCGAGGTCCCAACCGTCCAGCGGGAGACCGATCCGAACCGGGCCTTCGCCGGAGAGCTGGGCGGCGCACGCGACGACGGTGGCCTCGGTCGGCCCGTAGGTGTTCCAGACCTCGCGGCCTTCGATTGCGAGGCGCTCGGCCAGTTCCGGAGGGCAGGCCTCGCCGCCGAAGATCAGCAGCCGGACCTGGTCGAGCGCGTCCGGCGGCCAGAGCGCGGCCAGCGTCGGCACGGTCGAGACGATAGTGATGCCCTGGGCAACCAACCACGGGCCGAGGTCCATACCGGTGCGAACCAGTGACCGCGGTGCGGGCACCAGACAGGCGCCGTACCGCCAGGCGAGCCACATCTCCTCGCAGGACGCGTCGAACGCGACGGACAGGCCGGCCAGGACCCGGTCGTCTGGCCCGATCGGCTCGTCCTGCAGGAACAGGCGAGCCTCGGCGTCGACGAACGCGGCCGCCGATCGGTGCGTGACGGCGACACCTTTCGGTACGCCGGTCGAGCCCGACGTGAAGATGATCCACGCGTCGTCGGTCGGCTCGGGGCCGGTGGTGCCGCGCGGGGAGTTCGTCGTACTGGTGGCGTCCATGCGGGCCGAGTACGGGTAGTCGAAGGCGCCGTTGGCCGCGTCGTTGTCGGCCATCGGCGCCTGCTGCGGGCGGGCGAGCGTGAGCTCGAGTTCGTCGCCGACCGTGGCCGCGACGGCCGCCTCACCGAAGACGAGTTCGGCGCGCTCCTCCGGGTCGTCGGCGTCGACCGGGACGTACGCCGCGCCCGCTTGCAGGGTGCCGAGAATCGCGACGTACAGGTCGTTGTGCCCCGACGAGATCCGGATGCCGACGCGGTCGCCGGGTCCGATACCGGCCGCGGTCAACCGGCCGGCGAACTTGGTGGTCTGCACCAGCAGCTCGCGATAACTCAGACTGACGCTGCCGTCGTCGAGCGCGGGCTCGTCTGCGTAGTTGGCAGCTGTCTCCTCGAGCACATCCACCAACGTCCGCGAGGCCGTCGCCAGGTCCCCGCGTCGCAACGTCACGGGCGGATAATACGCCGCTCAGTTACGGCTTGGACAACCCGAAGCAAACACGTGGGTGCGCCCATCAACCGCTTGTTCACACCCAGGAGCTGGTCACACGGGAACGTTGATGGAGTTGTCGCGGGTCGTCGTGCGGGGCGGCTTGTTCATGTCGGCGACGGTAAGTCCGGTCGCCGGGGACCCCTCCCGAACTCAGTCCAGTACGTCGAGATCCGCCGGGACCAGCGTGGTGGTCATCAGCAGCTCCCGGAACATGTTGTCGTTCAGCGCGTTGCCGACCGGCTCGCCGACCTCCTCGCGGGTCAGCCCGGGTACGCCGTCCCGCGACAGCCGACTGCGGACGTTGGAGACCAGGTGCTCGACCCGCTTGGCAGTCCAGCCCTCCGTCGGCTGCAGCTCGGACAGCTGGTCCGCAGCCTGCCGCCAGGACAGCGGCAGCGGGTGCAGGTCGTGCAGCAGGTACCGCTGGCCGACCACGATCAACGCCAGCTTCTCAGCCGGAGACAGTCGCCAGACGCGTGGCGGGTGCGTTGACTCACGTGGCCGCGGTACGGGGCGTGCGCCACTGTCGCCGACGACGTACACCTCGAGGAGGTGCTCGCGTCCGCTGGAGCCCTGTACGAAGAGCGGTGTGTAACCAGCCGCGAGAGGTATCGGGTCCTCGCCGGCGAACAGCGCCCGCTGACGGGGGAACCGCACGGGCAGCCGCCCGGTCACTGCGACGTACCACTGGTTGCTGCGGTAGCTGATCGAGCCGTGCCTCCGGCTGACGCGCGGATCGTCCTCGCCGATGCAGACATGCACCTCGGGACGGTTCCGTCCGAACAGGATGGTCCGCTGCGGTTCGGCGTCGACGCTGACACCACCTGCGACGCTCAGCACGAAGATGGTGCCCGGCTGGGCGTCAGGCACGCCGTGCGACAGGCTGGTCTGATTCGGGGGGAGACGCTCCATCTCAGGCCTTCGGCAGCTTCGCAGCGACTGACTGACCGAGCTTCGTGGCCAGTCCGCACAGCGAGGTCAGCGTGCCGGGACCTGTTGCGATCACCGTCACCAACTCGACCGTATCGGCGTACTTCCGGAACACGATCAGCGCCGCACAGGTCCCAGTGCCGTCGTACTCACTCGATATGAACGCGGACCGGCCGGACATCGTCACCGGACGTCCGTCCGACGCGTCCAGCGGCTGGTCCCGGTCGAACCGCACGTCCACCGACAGATCGCTGGTCGTACTCTCCCAACCGCACGACCAGCCGCCGAACGACGTGTCCGGATGCTTCGCGTCCACAGCCGGGATCAGCTCCAACGCCTGGTTGTCCAACAGCGTGCAGGCGTCGAGGTGCGCCAGCGACGCGGCCGGCAACGGCTGCGCACGACGGGGGATCGGTCCGGCCTTCAGCACGCCGATCGCCTTCTGCGTAACGGCTTCCGCCATCGCGCACACGTCCATCCCGGACCCGTCGTTGTGCCGCGCCTCGACCACCACGTGCGTACCGTCCGACAGTACGAGTACACGCTCGCAGCCGCCGCCCTCAGCCCGTTCGCGGACGACCTCGTGGAGGTTGCCGGTCAGCTTCTCCACCGTGCCCTGAGGCAGTTCGTTGTCCGCCTCGTCGAGCTCTGCCCGTACGTCGACCTGCTGGCCGCCGCTGCCGTTCACCACCACGTCACACCGGTCGAAGTTCCCGTACGCCGGTTCCAGCGTCGCGTCCCCGAACTTGCTCAACGACGTCTCGTCGATCAACGCACAGGGATCCACCGTCAACGGATCACCCACCGGACCGGCGATGGTCGTCGTGGGCGTGGCCGATGGCTCGGACGGCCCCGACACCGCCCGTCCGATCAGCACACCCAGTACGGCGACCACCGCTACGCCGGCAGCCGCTGCCGGGATCACCCATCGCCTCCGCCGCGTACTTACGGGCGGGGCAGTGGGGCCGCCGAGCTCAGTTACAACCTCGGCGACGGACGGGCGGTCCCCTGGTTCTACGGCGAGCATCCGCGTGAGCAGCGGCGTCAGCTCGCCACCGCGTCGCAACGGCTCCAGTTCACCGCGTGCGGCGCGCCGCAGTACCGCCAGCGGGTTCGGGTCGTCGCCGAACGGCGAGTGGCCCTCCAGCGCCGTGTAGAGGACCGCGCCCAGCGAGAACACGTCGGAGGCGGTCGTCGGTTCGTTGCCGTTGGCTACTTCCGGTGCGAGGTGGGCCGGCGTACCGACCGTCGAGCTGTCCGTCAGCGTCGCCTCGGCCCACAGGCGTCGCGAGATGCCGAAGTCCGCGAGTTTCGCCGTACCGTCCGCAGTGACCAGGATGTTGGCCGGTTTGAGATCCCGGTGGATGATGCCCGCCGCGTGCACGGCCTGCAGCGCGGACGCGATCTGTACGCCGATCCGCGCGACCCGGTCCGGTGGCAGCTTGCCCAGTTCGTCCAAGCTCCGCGACGGCAGGTACTCCAGGACCAGCCAGTGCTCGTCCCCGTCCGTGACCACGTCGAAGATCGTCACCACGTGCGGGTCGTGCAGGCGGGCACCGGTCCGCGCCTCACGGCGCAGCCGGCGCCCGTCCGGGTCGTCCACACCGGGATGCGCGCGCTTCAGCGCGACCTCCCGGTCCAGCTGCTGGTCATGGGCACGCCAGACCGAGCCCATACCGCCCGAGCCGAGCGGTTCCCCCAACAGGTAGCGGCCCCCGATCAACCGGGCCGTCACTTCACCAGGTCCGCCGATACAGCGAAGGTGTCACAGGCCTTGTTCTCGCCGACGTTGAAGCCGTTCTGGATCCAGAAGCCCTGGCTGGTCGCCAGACCGTGCGTCCGCTCGTCCTCCGGCGTGTCAGCCGACTCACCGAAGCTGTTGCTGGACTGCTCCTTGAACTCCTGCAGGCGGTTGGTCAACGGGTACGACTTCGCCACGGCCTTGCTGAACACACCGGCGAAGCAGGACGCCTGCAACTCGTTGCGTCGCGAGCTCTCCAGCTTCTGCTCCGGGTGGTCCTGCACATAGACGGCCCGGGCGTAGAACAGCCCGGTGACGCCCTGGACGTGGTGGCCGTACTCGTGCGCGATCGTCATCAGGTACGCGAGGTCCTGCTGCGGACCGAAGGCACGGTTCATCTGCTTCACGTCGGTGTACATCACCTGGTTGCCGTAGCAGTAGAACGCCAGCACCCGCCCCGACAGCGGCGCGAAGTTGCCGCACGGCGTCTGGACCGGCGTGTCGAACACGACCAGGCCCGGGTCCGGCTTCTCCTCGCCGAGCTCCTTGAAGATCGGGCGCCACGCGTCGTTCAGACACTTGAAGAGCCGCTGGTAGTAGACCTTCTGCGACGCCAGGCTGCCGCTGCCGAGGTTGGCGGCCGGGCAGTTCTGCGCCGGCAGCGGACCTGTGCGGTACACGTCGGCGTTCAGCAGGAAGTCCTCGGCGGTGCCCTTCTCCGGGGTGGTCGTCGGCGTCGGCACGATCGACGGACCGGTCACCTTGGGCTCGGCGGTGGTCTCGGTGCTGCTGTCGGAGCCCAGGATCGCGGCAATCACGGCCACCGACACGCCGATGAAGGTCAAGAAGATGAAGCTCACCAGGACCAGGCGCAGCGCTCCGCCCCGCTTCCGCGGCGGCTGGAACCCGTTGAACTGGCCCGGACCGCCGTAGTACGGCTGGAACTGCTGGCCTGGGTACTGCTGACCGGGGTACTGCTGGCCCGGGTACGGCGTACCTTGCGGCGGACCCTGTGGGTACTGACCCTGCTGCGGCGGCCATGGCCCGGCTTGCGGCGGTGGCAGCACACCAGGCGGCGGGCCGAGTGGCCGGCCCTGCGGTGCACCCTGCGGTGGGCCGCCGTACCCGTACGGGCTGCTCAAGGTCTGGCCTCCATGTGGTCGGGTCACGCGGGTCGTATCTGGCTATGGCGAGTTCGCTGCACGAACCGGCACGAGACTACTCTCGACCCATGTCACCGAAGCGCCGCCTCCTCCCGGCTGCCCTGCTGATGTCCCTGACCGCCCCGCTGTTCGTTGCCCTGAGCACTATGGCTGCCGAGGCGGTGGCCCCGATGGCAGGGGACCAGATCACCGCGTACTCCGCGGACGCGACGCTCACCAAGGACGGTGAGCTGCAGGTCAAGGAGACGGTCGACCTGACCGCCGGCGGTACGACGTTCAGCCGCACGCTGGCCACCCGGGTCCGGTCGGACGCCGAGCGGGACCGCACGTACGAGCTGAAGGACGTGTCCGCGACGGTGAACGGACAGCCCGCCCAGGGCTTCCAGAACGACAGCACCGACGACGGCCGCAAGCTGACGCTGAACGTGTCCGGGCAGTCGAAGATCGTCTACAGCTACACAGTGGACAACGTGGTCGCCGACTCGACCGAGGGCCGCCAGGTGAGCTGGCCGATCGTGCAGGGCTTCGCCACGTCGATCCCGAAAGCCAGCCTGACCGTCAGCGTCCCGTTCGCGACCTGGGTGACCTGCTTCGCCGGCCGCACCGGTTCGAGCCTTCCGTGTACGTCGTCCCAGCTGGCCGAGTCGGCGGCGCTGCAGATCGAGCAGAACGGCGTACCTGCCGGCGGCCGGGTGACGTTCCTGACCGGGCTGAGCGACCAGGCGACCGTGCAGGCCAACGCGCAGTTCTCCACCCGCTGGACGCTCGGGAGGGCGTTCACGGTCGACAAGACCACCGTCGGGCTCGCAGTCCTCGTGTTCGGGCTCGGACTGCTCGGTGCGGTCGGCCTGTGGTTCTTCCGCGGCCGGGATGCCGCGAAGGTCGGTGCGGGCGCGCCGGAGCGTCCGGTGCTCGACGGCTCCGACGGTCCGCAGTTCGCCGCTCCGGACGGCATTCGGCCCGGCCAGGTCGGCACCGTGGTGGACGAGACGGCCGACGTCGTCGACATCACCGCGACCCTGCTGGACCTTGCTGTGCGCAACTACCTGACGATCGTCGAGCAGCCGCGCGAGTCGCACTTCGGCAGGCTCGACTGGGAGCTGCAGCGGTTGCACCCGGGCGGTCCGGAGCTGCTGGCCTACGAGAAGGCTCTGCTGGACGCGGTGTTCGCTGACGGCGACTCGGTGCTGGTCTCCGCGCTCGGCCCGTCGCTGCGCCCGCGGCTCAACCTGGTCCGCGAGCAGCTGTACGCCGACGTCGTCACGCAGGGCTGGTTCAACAACCGCCCGGACGCGGTGCGGAACCGGTGGACCACCGCCGGCGTGGTGCTGCTCGGTGCAGGCGTCGTACTGACCATCGTGCTTGCGATCGTCAGCAAGTTCGCTCTGGTCGGCTTCGCGGTCATGGCAGCCGGTCTGGTGCTCGCACTCGTCGGGCAGGCCGCACCGGCCCGCACTGCGCGCGGTGCCGCCGTACTGGGCCGGGTGGCCGGTCTGCAGCACTACCTGGCCAACGAGACCTCGGCCGACCTGCCGCAGAGCCACCGGCTCGAGTTCGCGTCCCGCTGCCTGCCGTACGCCGCTGTGCTCGGGCTGACCGAGAAGTGGGCGCTGGAGATCGCAGCGACCGATGACGACGACGACCCCGACGCCGGCATCGGCTGGTACTCCGGTCCGGAGAACTGGCACCTGTCCGACATCGGCGAATCGCTCAGCAACTTCGTCACATCATTCGGCGGCTCCCTAACCACCGCCCGCCGCCTCTTCGGCTGACGGAGTGGCTCGCCCTTCCACGGTCGAGCGCCGGTACAAGGACAGGCTGGCCCGCATGGGACCGCCTCACGCAACGGGACGGATAACCCCTCGCGTGCAGGGTTCTCCCCTCATACAGCAGTAGAGAACCCCCGACGCGAGGGGATAACCGCCGGTCCTCTGCCTGAGCTGGTGTCCGAGGTGCTCGAGGGCCGCGTGTGTGGTGGCGTGGTGACCGGAGACAGGAGCTCGTGACTCGAGACAGGCAATAGCAGGTCCCGACCCGCCACTGCCTGTCTCACGACCTAGTTCACTCGGACGTCGGCTGCGGTGAAGGTGTTGCAGGAGTCGGGCTTCTTGTTGTTGTAGCCGGTGATCGACCACTGGTAGTTGCTGACCCGGTTGCCGTGGTCGTGGACCCGCGGCCGCGCGTAGTCGTCACCCGAGTGCGAGATCAGGAACTTCCAGTTGTTCAGCAGCACGCCGTTCATCGGGAGGTACGTCGCGTTCGCGCCGAGGTAGACCGCGCCGAGACAGGTCGCCTGCAGCTCGCGGCGGCGGCTCTCGGTCAGCTTCTGGTTCGGCGTCATGCTCTGCTGCCGGGACATCGACGAGGCGAGGATCCCGCTCAGCTTCTGGATGTGGTGGCCGTACTCGTGCGCGAACGTGTTGAGCATGATCGCGCGCGTGTAGACCGGGTTGGAAACGTAGTAGCGGTTGTCGACGGTGAACGGCAGGTAGATCGTCTCGTTCGCACCGCAGTACGCCGCCCGCACGCTGCGCTGCATGCCGCAGGGCGAGGGCACCTTGCCGACGTACACGACCGCCTTCGGGTTGCGGAACGGCAGGCTCGCCTTCTTCATCGCCAGCCACCACGTGCGGTTCAGGCAGGGCAGCAGACGGTTGTAGTACTGCTGCGCTGCCGCGACGGTGACCGGTGCGAACGGCGGCTCCGCGCACTTCGACGCGGCGAGCGGGCCGATCGTGTAGAGCCGGCTGCCCTTCACGACCTCGTCGACCGTCGGGCCACGCGGCGTCGACGGGGACGGGGAGGTGGACGGGCTCTCCGAGGGAGACGCGGACTCCGAGGTCGAGGTGGTCGGGGTCGTCTTCGCCTCGGGCTTGTCGCCGCCGAGACCGCGGATCAGCAACGTGACGCCGGAGCCGACCACGAGGACCGCCAGCACCACCAGGCCGATCAGGAGAGTGCGGGAGATCTTCTTCTTGCGCCGGCGCCGGCCGCCCGGTGGCTGCGGGATCGGGATCGGCGGGTACTGCCAGGTGGGCGCCTGCTGGACAGGCTGACCCATCGGACCGATCTGACCGCCGGGACCGCTCTGGGGGGCGGCGTGGCGGGCGCCGGTCTGTTGCTGCGGCGGGAGCGCGTTGCTCCACGGTGAAGACTGCTGCCCCTGCTGTTGACCCTGCTCTTGGTCCTGTCCGCCTTGCGGGCCCCACAGGTACGAGCCCTCCGAGCGCGGACCGGTCTGCTGCTCGCGGGGCTGCTGCTGCGAAGGAGACGCCTGCCAGGCGCTCGACTCGGACTGCCCCGTAGCCGAGCCCTGGCCGGCACCGGTCTGCAGAGTCCACGACTCAGTACCCCACTCAGGAGCATTCGGCTGGGGCTGGTTGGGCTGGGAAGGCCCAGACGAGCTCGCACCCGACTGCGGGCTCTGACCGGACTGAGGCCCCTGCGGACCGGACTGCTGCGGGGGACCCGACTGCCACGGGCTGGGGGTGGTGGCGCCGGGCTGGGGTGCCGGTGGGCCGGACTGCCAAGAGCCAGGCTGGTTCCCACCGGACTGCGGCGGACCAGGCTGATTCGGCCGCTGCTGTCCCGGACCAGACTGTCCCGGACCGGGTCGGTTCGGGCCGGGTTGGTTCGGGCCGGGTTGGTTCGGGCGTGGTTGGGCGGGGCCGGATTGCGACGGGCCTGGCTGGTTCGGCCCTGGTCGACCAGGGCCGGGTTGGTTCGGGCCTGGCTGTGACGGACCTGATTGTGGCCAGCCGGACTGCGGCGGACCCGACCGCGAAGGCCCGGGCTGGTTCGGGCCCGACTGTGACGGACCTGACTGTGGCCGACCGGACTGCGAAGGCCCGGGTTGGTTGGGGCCTGATTGTGACGGACCTGACTGTGGCCAGCCGGACTGCGGGGGCCCCGACTGCCGAGGCCCGGGCTGGTTCGGCCCGGGTTGGGGGCGACCGGGTTGGCCGGGGGCGGGCTGGTCGGGGTGTTCTCGGCGGTTGGGGTCCCAGCCGCCGTCGAACCAGCTGCTGGCGGGCTGGTCGGACTGGGCCGGGTTGCTGAACTCCCGCTTGGCGTCGGAGTCGCCGGTCCACCACGTGGCCGGCTGACCCTCTCCAGGGTTCTGCTCCCCAGGACCACGAGGGCCGGCCTCGTTGTCCCGTGCTCCGAACCAACCACCACTACCGGGTCCTTGGCCTGCGGGCGGCTGGCCGGGAACGGGCTCCTGCGGGCGGTCCGGCTGATCGTCAGCCGGGTCGCTCCCCGGGGGCTGGTTCCTGTTGTCCGACATCGATGCTCCTCACGACCTTGCTGGGTATTGCTCTGCAGCTCGTTGGTGGGGCGCCGAAGCCGCCTCCCCCTACATATCCTCCGCGACATACTTTGCGCGATACGGACCCACCAGGCTAGCTACCCCGGCCAGTCGTTTCGAAGTAGACCAGTGACGGCCCTCACTGCACCTTCGCGGCAGACGCTGCGAACGTGTTGCAGACGCTCGGGTTGCGGGCGTTGTACCCGCGGGTGGCCCAGTACTGGTGGTTGTTCGCGTCGCCGTGGTCGTTCGCGTTGTCGGTGACGTGCCCGATCAGCCAGCGCCACTGGAACAGCGACTGCCCGGTGATCGGGTAGCTCCGCCGGTTCGCGCCGATGAAGATGTCCGAGAAGCAGGACGCCTGCAGCTCCAGCCGCCGGCTGTCCTGCAGTTCCATCGCGTAGTTCGGCCGCTCGTACCGGATCCGCGAGTACGCCTGCAGGATCCCCATGTTGTTCTGGATGTGGTGCCCGTACTCGTGCGCGAACTGGTGCAGCATCCACATCCGCGCCCACACCTTCTGGTAGGCCTGCGGGTAGCGGTTGTAGTTGCCGATGTCCTCGGTGAGGTTCATGTAGATGGTGTCGGTGGTCCCGCAGAAGAACGGCGGCCCGGAGTCGCTGTGGGTCCCGCACGGCGTCGTGACCGTACCGCTGAAGATCCGCACGGTCGGCGCCCGGAACCGCCCACCGGCCTTGGCCACGAGCGGCGCCCAGGCCCTGTTCAGGCAGCCCACCAGGTTCTTGTAGTTGGCCCGTGCGCCGGCCACCGTGCTCTGCCGCGCCTTGGACTCCTTGCAGTTCACCGACGCCATCGCACCGGCCTTGTACAGCCGGTTCCGCACCACGAGATCGGTGTCGGTCGGACCCGGCTTGGTCGTCGGCTTGGCGGTAGCGGTCGCGGTTGACCGGGTCGCCGTCGGCCGCGTCGCCTGCGTGGTCGGCTGGGTGGTGGGCGCGGTCGTCGGCACGTTGGTCGGCTGGCCGGACGGTTCCTTCGTCGGCTGGTTCGTCGGGCTGTACGACGTGGTGGTCGTCGGACTCGCGTACGACGGGTCGCCGTCACCCTTCAGCGCCGCCGAGACGATCTTCAGCGCCATGACGCCGATCACGAGCACACCGAGCAGCACCAGCGCGGCGATCAGTCCGCCGCGCCCCTTCTTCGGTGGCTTCGGTCCACCAGGTGGAGCGCCCCACCCGAACTGCGGCTGCCCAGGCCCCGGCATCGGCTGGCCCTGGAACGAGTGCCCGTGGAAAGGCTGGCCCGGCCCCGGCCCCTGATAAGGAGGACCACCACCAGGAGGCGGTCCGTAGGGCGGACCAGAAGGCGGTCCGGAAGGCGGGCCTGACGGCGGTCCGGTGGGCGGGCCCTGGGGTGGGCCAGGCGGGCGACCAGGAGGCTGCTGGCCGCCGTACCCCTGCCCCTGCTGCCAGGGCGGAGGTGGCTGCTGCGGCGGGTACTGCTGCCCGGGAGGAGGACCCCATTGGTTGCCTGACACACCCGGGACGCTACCGGAGCCAGGGCTCAACTTACCCGGGCAGGTGACGCCGACCAGGTGTTGCAGCTGGCCGGATTACGGCTCTGGAAGGCTGCGCGGCTCCAGGCCCCGTGGTTGGTGGTGCTGCCGTGATCCCGCGGGTACGGCGGGCGGTCGCCGCTGTTGTTCACGTCGTACAGCCACATCTGGTACGCGTAGCCGGTGATGCCGTAACTGTTGCGGTTGGCACCCAGGAACACGTTGCCGAGACATGAGGCCTGCAGTTCGAGCCGGCGACTCAGCTGCAACGCCCCGGCGGCAGAAGCGTCGTACCGGAGCTTCGTGTAGGCCTCACCGAGCCCGGTCATCCACTGCACCGCGTGCGCGTACTCGTGGGCCATGGTGAAGGTGCCGACCATCCGGCCGAACGTCGGGTTCTGCTTGTAGAACGAGATGATCGACGGAGACTCCATATAGATGGTGTGCGTCGTCGGGCAGTAGAACGAGCGCCCGACGCCGCCACCGCACGGTGTGGTCACCGAGCCGCCCCAGACGACCAGACCGGGTGACCGGAACCGGCCGCCGGATACGGCGACCTGCGTCGGCCAGGCCCGGTCCAGGCAGGCCTTGATCGCCTTGAAGTACGCCAGCGACTGCGAGCCGTTGCCGAGACCGGTCCTGGCCTGCTTGCAGTTCACGGTCCGCATCACGCCGGTCTTGTAGAGCCGGTGGGTCGCGTTGTACGTCGCCGGGTTCACGGTCTGCACCGGCTTCGGCGGGGTGACCTTCGCGGTCGTCGTGGTCGTCCGCGGAGCAGCAGTCGTCGGGGGAGGCGGCGGCACGCTGCTCGGAGCCCTGGTCGGCTCAGAGGTCGCTGACTCCGTGGCGACCGGTGCGGCCACGGCAGGTCCGTCGCCGCCGCCCTGGGTGAGCTTCACGGCCAGGAACACGCCACCGGCCGCGACCACCGCCAGCACTGCGACGACGAGCAGCGCCGTACCGCCGGACTTCTTCCGCGGCGGCTGAGGCGGCATCGGACCCCACCCGTACTGCGGGCCGGGCGACGGCGGAGGAGCGTAGTACTGCGGGGGCCCCGAGAACTGCTGACAGTACTGCGGAGGCGGGGGCCCACCCTGGTAACCCTGCTGCGGCGGCGGACCGAATTGTCCGGGTCCCGGTCCCCATTGGTTGCCTGACACTCCCCAGACGCTATCGTGCCCCGTGTCAACCTGACCCTCTCTTTACGGTGTGATTGGGCGATGCGTCTACGTCTCCTCGGGCTATCCCTGTGTGCCCTCGGCCTGCTCGGCCTCTCGACTGTCCCAGCCGGTGCGGCCGGCGCGGACGCAACCAGTGCCGCCGCCGACCCGGTGGTGACCAACTACGACAGTCAGGTCCGGGTCGAACGTGACGGCCTGCTCCGGGTCGCTGAGACCTGGAAGCTCAGCAACGTGAACGGGACCTTCACCCGGTTCATCGTCACGCGGGACCACCTGCCGGACGACATCGACCACGTCCAGGAGATCGGCGACCTGCAGGTCAAGGCCGGCGGTCAGGACAAGAAGGCCGATGTGAAGGTCGAGGGCGACGTCACGTCGATCGCCGTACCGGACGTCAGCGGCGGTACGACGCAACTCGACGTCACCTACACCGTGAAGGGCGCGGTCGCGAAGACCCTGGACGGCACCGAGGTGCGGTTCGCCCCGCTGACCGGGATCAACCTCCCGATCCAGACCGCGAACATCGTCTTCAGCGTCCCCGAGGTCTCGCACGTCGCCTGCTTCGCGGGCCCGATCGACAGCAACATCCCGTGTTCGCTCGCGCAGGTCGGCGAGACCTCCGGCCCGACCTTCCAGCAGACCGCGCTGCCGCCGGGCAACACGGTCAAGATGGCGGTCGGCTTCCCGAAGGGCCAGATCGCGGACAACTCGATCATCGAGTACCGGCACACCTTCAAGCGCGCCTTCTCCACCGACGCGGCCCAGCTGATCACCGCGCTGGCGGTGCTGCTGCTCGGCGCGATCGCGCTGTTCGCGCTGTACCGGCTGCGCGGCCGGGACCAGGTCGACCCGCGGCGCGTCGTCCCGGCGTCGCTGTTCAGCCTCGGCACCGACACGCGGATCGACTTCACGCCGCCGTCGGACCTGCGGCCCGGTGAGGTCGGCACGCTGATCGACGAGCGGATCGACCCGGTCGACGTGACCGCGACGATCATCGACCTGGCCGTCCGCGGTCACATCCAGATCGTCGAGCTCGAGCACAGCACCGAGTTCGCGCGGCCGGACTGGGAACTGCGCCGGGTCTCCAACGCCCCGGCGGAGGAGCTGCAGCGGTACGAGAACGTCCTGATCCGCGCGATCTTCGGCGACTCCGACTCGGTGCTGGTCTCCGAGCTCGGCAAGCAGGTCCGGGCGAACCTGGCCCAGGTCCAGGACGCCCTGTACGACGGTGTGGTCAAGCGCGGCTGGTTCACCGAGCGCCCGGACCGCACTCGGTCGCTGTGGGCAACGATCGGCATCGCGACCACCGTGGTCGGTGTCATCGCGACCGTCCTGCTGGCTCTGCTGTCGACGTGGGGTCTGCTCGGCCTCGCGATCACGCTGGTCGGTGTCGGCCTGCTCGTGGTCGGCCGCTACATGCCGGCCAAGGCTCCGGCCGCCGGCCGCGTCCTCGGCCAGGTCGCCGCGATCCGCGGTGAGTTGCTGGAGATGGACGTCAGCGAGCTGCCGACCGACCAGCACGCCGAGCTCTGCTCGCGCGCTCTGCCGTACGCCGTCGTACTCGGCGGCTCGGAGCGCTGGATCGACGCACTGGTCGCGACCGACTCCACGCCGGACCAGGAGGACGACGGCTTCACCTGGTACCGCGGCCCGAGCGGCTGGCACCTGCAGTACCTGCCGGACTCCCTCCGCAACCTCACCACCAACCTGACGGGTGCGCTGTTCGCCCGCTGAGGTCAAGAGAACAGAGCCCGCCACGCCGCCCCGGCGTGGCGGGCTCTGTCGTCTCTACCAGTTGTGTTGCGGGTCCGACGGCGCCGGCAACGGCATGCCCTCCGGGTGCACGACATACACGAGTCCACCGGAGTGCGGCACCCAGGCGTTCT
This Kribbella sp. NBC_00482 DNA region includes the following protein-coding sequences:
- a CDS encoding serine/threonine-protein kinase: MTARLIGGRYLLGEPLGSGGMGSVWRAHDQQLDREVALKRAHPGVDDPDGRRLRREARTGARLHDPHVVTIFDVVTDGDEHWLVLEYLPSRSLDELGKLPPDRVARIGVQIASALQAVHAAGIIHRDLKPANILVTADGTAKLADFGISRRLWAEATLTDSSTVGTPAHLAPEVANGNEPTTASDVFSLGAVLYTALEGHSPFGDDPNPLAVLRRAARGELEPLRRGGELTPLLTRMLAVEPGDRPSVAEVVTELGGPTAPPVSTRRRRWVIPAAAAGVAVVAVLGVLIGRAVSGPSEPSATPTTTIAGPVGDPLTVDPCALIDETSLSKFGDATLEPAYGNFDRCDVVVNGSGGQQVDVRAELDEADNELPQGTVEKLTGNLHEVVRERAEGGGCERVLVLSDGTHVVVEARHNDGSGMDVCAMAEAVTQKAIGVLKAGPIPRRAQPLPAASLAHLDACTLLDNQALELIPAVDAKHPDTSFGGWSCGWESTTSDLSVDVRFDRDQPLDASDGRPVTMSGRSAFISSEYDGTGTCAALIVFRKYADTVELVTVIATGPGTLTSLCGLATKLGQSVAAKLPKA
- a CDS encoding DUF2207 domain-containing protein; translated protein: MSPKRRLLPAALLMSLTAPLFVALSTMAAEAVAPMAGDQITAYSADATLTKDGELQVKETVDLTAGGTTFSRTLATRVRSDAERDRTYELKDVSATVNGQPAQGFQNDSTDDGRKLTLNVSGQSKIVYSYTVDNVVADSTEGRQVSWPIVQGFATSIPKASLTVSVPFATWVTCFAGRTGSSLPCTSSQLAESAALQIEQNGVPAGGRVTFLTGLSDQATVQANAQFSTRWTLGRAFTVDKTTVGLAVLVFGLGLLGAVGLWFFRGRDAAKVGAGAPERPVLDGSDGPQFAAPDGIRPGQVGTVVDETADVVDITATLLDLAVRNYLTIVEQPRESHFGRLDWELQRLHPGGPELLAYEKALLDAVFADGDSVLVSALGPSLRPRLNLVREQLYADVVTQGWFNNRPDAVRNRWTTAGVVLLGAGVVLTIVLAIVSKFALVGFAVMAAGLVLALVGQAAPARTARGAAVLGRVAGLQHYLANETSADLPQSHRLEFASRCLPYAAVLGLTEKWALEIAATDDDDDPDAGIGWYSGPENWHLSDIGESLSNFVTSFGGSLTTARRLFG
- a CDS encoding FHA domain-containing protein, whose amino-acid sequence is MERLPPNQTSLSHGVPDAQPGTIFVLSVAGGVSVDAEPQRTILFGRNRPEVHVCIGEDDPRVSRRHGSISYRSNQWYVAVTGRLPVRFPRQRALFAGEDPIPLAAGYTPLFVQGSSGREHLLEVYVVGDSGARPVPRPRESTHPPRVWRLSPAEKLALIVVGQRYLLHDLHPLPLSWRQAADQLSELQPTEGWTAKRVEHLVSNVRSRLSRDGVPGLTREEVGEPVGNALNDNMFRELLMTTTLVPADLDVLD
- a CDS encoding neutral zinc metallopeptidase, which encodes MSSPYGYGGPPQGAPQGRPLGPPPGVLPPPQAGPWPPQQGQYPQGPPQGTPYPGQQYPGQQYPGQQFQPYYGGPGQFNGFQPPRKRGGALRLVLVSFIFLTFIGVSVAVIAAILGSDSSTETTAEPKVTGPSIVPTPTTTPEKGTAEDFLLNADVYRTGPLPAQNCPAANLGSGSLASQKVYYQRLFKCLNDAWRPIFKELGEEKPDPGLVVFDTPVQTPCGNFAPLSGRVLAFYCYGNQVMYTDVKQMNRAFGPQQDLAYLMTIAHEYGHHVQGVTGLFYARAVYVQDHPEQKLESSRRNELQASCFAGVFSKAVAKSYPLTNRLQEFKEQSSNSFGESADTPEDERTHGLATSQGFWIQNGFNVGENKACDTFAVSADLVK